The Synergistaceae bacterium genome contains a region encoding:
- the guaA gene encoding glutamine-hydrolyzing GMP synthase has translation MHENILIINCGSQFTQLIARRLREMKIHSVILNWDVKSSEVAKLAPKGVIISGGPDSVNDSDAITIDPEILRVGCPVLGICYGMQLLTKLTGGVVSSGNSQEYGVTNIIKSGDSDLLSSQNEFKALMSHGDNVSGLPAGFAATSRTKSGVIASIENKAKNFYGLQFHPEVIHTECGNEILNNFAFKICKCSGDWDLSDWVNSTINNIRETVKDSKVVCGLSGGVDSSVSAVLVNKAIGEKLYCVFVNHGLMRLNEPESVIESYKALGLNVIYVDASEKFLNELRGVTDPEQKRRIIGRLFIEVFEEEANKISGVKWLLQGTIYPDVIESGNKKGAALIKSHHNVGGLPEKMNLKLLEPLRDLFKDEVRELGKIINMPESIINRQPFPGPGLAIRCLGEITKERLDKLRAADAIFREELKRAGLYNDIWQAFCVLLPVKSVGVMGDSRTYNEVVALRAINSQDAMTAEFSRIDYDVLDKVAKRICNEVNGLNRIVLDVTSKPPATIEWE, from the coding sequence ATGCACGAAAATATTTTAATAATTAATTGCGGCTCACAGTTCACTCAATTAATAGCGCGCAGACTCCGAGAAATGAAGATACACAGCGTTATTCTTAACTGGGACGTAAAATCGTCTGAAGTTGCCAAACTCGCTCCCAAGGGCGTAATAATTTCAGGAGGGCCTGACAGTGTAAATGACTCTGACGCTATAACAATTGATCCCGAAATTTTGCGAGTCGGCTGTCCTGTGCTGGGAATTTGCTACGGTATGCAGTTATTAACTAAATTAACGGGCGGAGTCGTGAGTTCCGGGAATTCTCAAGAATACGGAGTAACTAATATAATTAAATCCGGCGATTCTGATTTATTGAGCAGTCAAAACGAGTTCAAGGCCTTAATGAGTCACGGCGATAATGTTTCAGGACTTCCGGCGGGCTTTGCTGCTACTTCACGAACTAAAAGCGGAGTTATTGCCTCAATCGAGAATAAAGCAAAAAATTTTTACGGCCTTCAATTTCACCCTGAAGTAATTCACACTGAATGCGGGAACGAGATATTAAATAATTTCGCTTTCAAGATTTGCAAGTGTTCAGGGGACTGGGATTTAAGCGACTGGGTAAATTCAACAATTAATAATATACGCGAGACAGTGAAAGACTCAAAAGTTGTCTGCGGACTCTCAGGCGGAGTTGACTCGAGCGTCTCGGCAGTTCTTGTAAATAAGGCAATCGGCGAAAAACTTTACTGCGTGTTCGTGAATCACGGTTTAATGCGCTTGAATGAGCCAGAGTCAGTAATCGAATCATATAAAGCACTTGGCCTGAATGTAATATACGTTGACGCGTCAGAAAAATTTTTGAACGAATTGCGCGGAGTTACTGACCCCGAACAGAAAAGAAGAATTATAGGCCGGTTATTTATTGAAGTATTCGAGGAAGAAGCTAATAAAATTTCAGGCGTGAAATGGCTTTTACAGGGCACGATTTATCCCGATGTTATAGAGAGCGGCAATAAAAAGGGGGCAGCACTCATTAAATCACATCACAACGTGGGCGGACTTCCTGAAAAAATGAACCTGAAATTATTGGAGCCATTAAGGGATTTATTCAAGGACGAAGTTAGAGAGCTCGGCAAAATTATAAACATGCCCGAATCTATAATCAATCGTCAGCCGTTTCCGGGTCCGGGTCTTGCTATTCGTTGTCTGGGAGAAATCACGAAAGAAAGACTCGATAAATTACGAGCAGCCGACGCAATTTTTAGGGAAGAATTAAAGCGTGCAGGACTCTATAATGACATTTGGCAGGCGTTTTGCGTGTTATTGCCGGTTAAATCAGTCGGAGTCATGGGAGACAGCAGGACTTATAATGAAGTTGTTGCTTTACGGGCTATTAATTCACAGGACGCAATGACGGCAGAATTCAGCAGAATAGATTATGACGTTCTTGACAAGGTCGCAAAAAGAATCTGCAATGAAGTCAACGGATTAAATCGTATAGTCCTTGATGTGACTTCAAAACCTCCTGCAACGATCGAGTGGGAATAG